The following coding sequences lie in one Silene latifolia isolate original U9 population chromosome 5, ASM4854445v1, whole genome shotgun sequence genomic window:
- the LOC141657062 gene encoding tobamovirus multiplication protein 1-like gives MMAELMAGWWDEINESTRWQDDIFFTLSAAYALVSLIALVQLLRIQRRVPENGWTTQKVFHLMNVIVNGVRAAIFGFHMLVFVLKPRVLTLILLDLPGLLFFTTYTLLVLFWAEIYYQAKSLPTDRLRAWYLSVNCVIYVIQVFIWIYLWTNANSFVESISQVFIAVVSFTAALGFLLYGGGLFFMLRRFPIESKGRRKKLHEVGWVTAICFTCFLIRCFMVAVSAFDANLSLKVLNHPILDFIYYSLVEILPSALVLFILRKLPPKQVSSSKLPAYHPIR, from the exons ATGATGGCCGAGTTAATGGCAGGGTGGTGGGATGAAATCAATGAGTCAACTCGGTGGCAAGATGATATCTTCTTTACCCTTTCTGCTGCTTATGCTCTTGTTTCTCTTATTGCCCTT GTTCAACTTTTAAGGATTCAACGGAGAGTGCCTGAAAACGGTTGGACAACACAGAAGGTTTTCCATCTTATGAATGTTATTGTTAATGGAG TGCGTGCTGCGATTTTTGGCTTTCACATGCTTGTATTCGTTTTAAAGCCCAGG GTGTTAACGTTGATTTTACTGGACCTCCCTGGATTGCTATTCTTTACAACCTACACACTATTAGTTCTCTTCTGGGCTGAGATATATTATCAG GCTAAAAGTCTTCCGACCGACAGGCTCAGGGCTTGGTATCTTTCAGTTAATTGTGTTATATATGTCATTCAG GTTTTCATCTGGATATACCTTTGGACGAATGCGAACAGTTTCGTTGAATCTATCAGCCAAGTATTTATTGCAG TGGTATCTTTTACTGCAGCACTTGGATTCCTGCTATACGGCGGAGG GTTATTTTTTATGCTGCGACGCTTCCCTATTGAATCAAAGGGACGAAGAAAGAAACTTCATGAG GTTGGGTGGGTTACAGCGATATGTTTCACTTGTTTTCTCATTCGTTGCTTCATG GTTGCAGTATCTGCCTTCGATGCTAACTTATCTCTTAAAGTTTTGAACCACCcaattttggattttatttattaCTCG TTAGTTGAGATACTTCCCTCGGCGCTTGTCCTATTTATTCTCCGAAAGCTGCCTCCAAAACAAGTATCATCATCTAAGTTGCCTGCGTACCATCCAATTCGTTGA